The Prochlorococcus marinus CUG1416 genome has a segment encoding these proteins:
- the aspS gene encoding aspartate--tRNA ligase, producing the protein MRNKICEELNKTDIGKLVNLCGWVDRRRDHGGVIFIDLRDHSGFLQITINPDDGASLFKQAETLRNETVIMVSGIINERPKDSINKNLSTGELELKVKDLQILNQIKRNLPFPVSIHDYENTKEELRLRYRYLDLRRGKLLENLKTRHKIIKVARKFLDNFGFTEVETPLLTKSTPEGARDFLVPARLSDGEFFALPQSPQLFKQLLMVGGLNKYYQIAKCFRDEDLRADRQPEFTQLDIEMSFISEEEIISFNENLIKKIWKEVLNINFDNAFPRMSWQAAMDNYGTDRPDTRYQMLLKDLGEVLGDIGFNIFTKAIQSGGYIKSITVKGGNSSISNVRIKPGGDIFQVAQDAGAGGLAFIRVKGDELETIGAIKNNLSEEHIADILRITEAQDGDLILLGAGDKQIVNQSLDRVRQYIAKDLNLIDTNKWNFLWVTDFPMFERNEEDNRYEALHHPFCSPKNIKSKDSKNLQKEIENSIANAYDLVLNGLELGGGSLRIHEAKLQREVLKTVGLTEQEIDEKFGFLIEALEMGAPPHGGIAFGLDRITMLIIGADSIRETIAFPKNQQAKCLLTNAPSNVSESQLKELNIEITIDE; encoded by the coding sequence ATGAGAAACAAAATTTGCGAAGAACTCAATAAAACAGATATTGGTAAATTAGTTAATCTATGCGGATGGGTAGATAGAAGAAGAGATCATGGTGGTGTAATTTTTATTGATTTAAGAGACCATAGTGGATTCTTACAAATAACAATTAACCCCGATGATGGAGCAAGTCTATTTAAACAGGCAGAAACTCTAAGAAATGAGACGGTAATAATGGTTAGCGGAATTATTAATGAAAGGCCCAAAGATTCAATAAATAAAAATTTAAGTACTGGAGAATTAGAGCTTAAGGTTAAAGATTTGCAAATTCTCAACCAAATTAAAAGAAACTTACCTTTTCCAGTGTCTATACATGATTATGAAAATACAAAAGAGGAACTCAGATTAAGGTATAGATATCTAGATTTAAGAAGGGGGAAATTACTAGAAAATTTAAAAACAAGACATAAGATTATTAAAGTTGCTAGAAAATTTCTTGATAATTTTGGATTTACAGAAGTAGAGACTCCATTACTTACAAAATCAACTCCAGAAGGCGCTCGCGATTTTCTTGTTCCTGCACGTCTTTCGGATGGAGAATTTTTTGCTCTACCTCAATCCCCACAACTATTCAAACAACTTTTAATGGTTGGAGGCTTGAACAAGTATTATCAAATCGCAAAATGTTTCCGCGATGAAGACTTAAGGGCAGATAGACAGCCTGAGTTTACTCAATTAGATATTGAGATGAGCTTTATTAGTGAAGAAGAAATAATTTCTTTTAATGAAAATCTCATAAAAAAAATATGGAAAGAAGTGTTAAATATTAATTTTGATAATGCTTTTCCAAGAATGTCATGGCAAGCAGCAATGGATAATTACGGCACTGATAGACCAGATACTAGATATCAAATGTTATTAAAAGATTTAGGAGAAGTATTAGGTGATATTGGTTTTAATATTTTCACCAAGGCAATTCAGTCTGGAGGTTATATAAAATCCATAACAGTCAAGGGAGGTAATTCAAGTATTAGCAACGTAAGAATTAAACCAGGAGGTGATATCTTCCAAGTAGCTCAAGATGCAGGAGCTGGTGGCTTGGCCTTTATAAGGGTTAAAGGAGATGAGCTTGAAACTATTGGGGCAATTAAAAATAATTTAAGTGAAGAGCATATAGCTGATATTTTAAGAATCACCGAAGCACAGGATGGAGACTTAATCCTCTTGGGGGCTGGAGACAAACAAATTGTCAATCAGTCATTAGATAGAGTGAGACAATATATAGCAAAAGACTTAAATCTCATAGATACAAATAAATGGAATTTCTTATGGGTAACTGATTTTCCAATGTTTGAGAGAAATGAAGAAGACAATAGATATGAAGCCTTACATCATCCTTTTTGTTCTCCTAAAAACATAAAATCTAAAGATTCTAAAAACTTGCAAAAAGAAATCGAAAATTCTATAGCCAATGCTTATGACTTGGTTCTTAATGGCTTGGAATTAGGAGGGGGCTCTTTACGCATTCATGAAGCTAAATTGCAACGAGAGGTTCTGAAAACAGTAGGACTTACTGAGCAAGAGATTGATGAAAAATTTGGATTTTTAATAGAAGCCTTAGAAATGGGTGCTCCTCCTCATGGTGGAATAGCATTTGGATTAGATCGTATTACTATGCTGATCATAGGTGCAGATTCAATAAGAGAAACTATTGCTTTTCCAAAAAACCAACAAGCAAAATGTCTTCTCACAAATGCACCTTCAAATGTCTCCGAATCACAATTAAAAGAATTAAATATTGAAATAACAATTGATGAATAA
- the mazG gene encoding nucleoside triphosphate pyrophosphohydrolase, translating to MSSNDRYNLQKNSYLETIENFKILISNVKSLKDKNWGCPWQKVQSHKSLIPFLHEESSEFIDAIYEKTADNICEELGDLLLQIMLHAEIGYEKKEFELNDVIKNLNKKIINRHPYIFKKKEKVSIEKSQQIWENIKNSEKEAPHMESSISKNLNLKIKNLPPTVGTNKITKVVKEYGFKWESTDQIFEKLEEEINELKEAIKSNNDSDINNEFGDIYFTLLNLSNFLEINPESALQKTNKKFLDRFSIIEHHAGDNIKKQTPKDFQRLWQIAKQQLMRKNS from the coding sequence ATGTCATCAAACGATAGATATAACTTGCAAAAAAATTCCTATTTAGAGACTATAGAGAATTTTAAAATTTTAATATCGAATGTCAAATCATTAAAAGATAAAAATTGGGGATGCCCTTGGCAGAAAGTACAGTCTCATAAATCGTTGATCCCATTTTTACATGAAGAAAGTAGTGAATTTATAGACGCGATATATGAAAAAACGGCTGATAACATATGTGAAGAGTTAGGAGATCTTTTATTACAAATAATGCTTCATGCTGAAATCGGTTACGAAAAGAAAGAATTTGAACTAAATGATGTTATAAAAAATCTAAACAAGAAAATTATTAATAGACATCCATATATTTTCAAAAAAAAAGAAAAAGTATCCATAGAAAAATCGCAACAGATTTGGGAAAATATTAAAAATTCAGAAAAAGAAGCACCTCATATGGAATCTTCAATTAGTAAAAATTTAAATTTGAAAATCAAAAATTTACCGCCAACGGTTGGAACAAATAAAATCACTAAAGTTGTCAAAGAATATGGTTTTAAATGGGAGAGTACCGATCAGATTTTTGAAAAGTTAGAAGAAGAGATTAATGAATTAAAGGAAGCAATTAAAAGTAATAATGATTCAGACATAAATAATGAATTTGGGGATATTTATTTTACTCTTCTGAATCTCTCAAACTTTTTAGAAATAAATCCTGAATCAGCTCTTCAAAAAACTAATAAAAAATTTTTAGACAGATTTTCAATCATTGAACATCATGCAGGAGATAATATTAAAAAACAAACTCCTAAAGATTTTCAACGACTTTGGCAAATAGCCAAGCAGCAACTTATGAGAAAAAATTCTTAA
- the speB gene encoding agmatinase gives MINNLFDNENAIFMGAKRRPDNCSIGIFGVNYDGTCSFKPGARFGPEAIRQVSSCLETYCPKLDKDLEDIMYVDFGSIIIDKNDSLSVIESVKSATNFLINKQLSPIMLGGEHSITRGAIEALVKKYPDLILVQLDAHADLRESYIGNKHSHACAMQRCLDVLPEKKILQVGIRSGTKEEFQIMDNNNQLVNFFPGGNAQELKQALLPYSNSPIYLTIDLDWFDPSLLAGTGTPEPGGFFWNDFEEILKTLQDFRIVASDIVELSPEIDKSGVSSIVAAKVLRSLILSLENMQ, from the coding sequence ATGATAAACAATTTATTTGATAACGAAAATGCGATTTTTATGGGAGCAAAAAGAAGGCCTGATAATTGCTCAATTGGTATATTTGGAGTCAATTATGATGGAACATGTTCGTTTAAACCAGGAGCTAGATTTGGTCCAGAGGCGATAAGACAAGTCAGTTCTTGTTTAGAAACATATTGTCCAAAACTAGATAAAGACTTAGAGGATATTATGTATGTTGATTTTGGGTCAATAATAATTGATAAAAATGACTCACTATCCGTTATTGAATCGGTCAAATCAGCAACAAATTTTTTAATTAATAAACAACTTAGTCCTATTATGCTTGGAGGCGAACACTCTATTACCAGAGGTGCTATTGAAGCATTAGTAAAAAAATATCCAGATTTGATATTAGTTCAACTTGATGCTCATGCAGATTTAAGAGAATCATATATAGGAAATAAACATAGTCATGCTTGTGCCATGCAAAGATGCTTAGATGTGCTACCTGAAAAGAAAATTTTGCAAGTAGGAATAAGAAGTGGAACGAAAGAAGAATTTCAAATAATGGATAATAACAATCAATTAGTTAACTTTTTTCCAGGCGGAAATGCACAAGAGTTAAAGCAAGCTCTACTACCATATTCTAATTCTCCAATTTATTTAACTATAGATTTAGATTGGTTTGATCCCAGTTTATTAGCAGGGACGGGGACTCCAGAACCGGGAGGATTTTTTTGGAATGATTTTGAAGAAATCCTGAAAACTTTACAAGACTTTAGAATTGTGGCTTCAGATATTGTGGAATTATCTCCAGAAATTGATAAAAGCGGAGTTAGTAGCATAGTTGCAGCCAAAGTACTTAGAAGCTTAATTTTGTCATTAGAAAATATGCAATAA
- a CDS encoding TVP38/TMEM64 family protein — protein sequence MHIFLENIYNLSFFFNTGIGVFSFVCIYILIVLFILPASWLSLLSGFLYGSFLGSIIVFISASIGASVAFFVSKSFFAKKLKNLLSRYPKLSVMEKVVEKGGLKLIVLARLSPIFPFSILNYFYGLNNVKFRDFAIGLLGIIPGTFLYCSIGSLAKSLQELKNVQSPNNLYITTIGFVSTFLVVYFLAKYSREYFENS from the coding sequence ATGCATATATTCCTAGAAAATATTTATAATTTGTCTTTTTTTTTTAATACTGGAATTGGCGTTTTTTCTTTTGTTTGCATTTATATTTTAATTGTTTTATTTATACTTCCAGCTTCTTGGTTATCTCTATTATCAGGTTTTTTATATGGCTCATTTTTAGGTTCAATTATCGTTTTCATTTCGGCTTCCATAGGTGCATCAGTTGCATTTTTCGTATCAAAAAGTTTTTTTGCAAAAAAGCTAAAAAACCTTTTGAGCCGTTATCCAAAATTAAGTGTTATGGAGAAAGTAGTAGAAAAAGGTGGACTTAAATTAATTGTTTTAGCGAGATTATCGCCGATATTTCCTTTCAGTATTCTTAATTATTTTTATGGTTTGAATAATGTTAAATTTAGAGATTTTGCTATTGGCCTTCTTGGAATAATTCCAGGAACTTTTCTTTATTGCTCAATAGGTAGTTTGGCAAAAAGTCTCCAGGAGTTAAAAAATGTGCAATCACCAAATAATTTATATATTACTACCATTGGATTTGTTTCAACGTTTTTAGTGGTATATTTCTTAGCTAAATATTCTAGAGAATATTTTGAAAACTCCTAA
- the speE gene encoding polyamine aminopropyltransferase, with amino-acid sequence MSSINQWIDEYHKGSRFGLNGEILIKKTSKYQEIIVVENEYYGKALMLDGCWMTSLKDEKYYHECLVHPALSSMDEKSNVLIIGGGDGGTARECLKYSQISNIDLVEIDEEVIKISKQFLKEIGGEAWNDKRLKIHIDDGVKWVKNTRDKFYDVIFIDCSDPSEFSNLLFSDSFYSDCKRLLTKKGILATQSESPESFKNIHISILKSLKKIFRVSETMYSFVPIYPSGIWSWTFASEDVINLSKQNCNEALRIEKGCEIWNLNFQNAAFKMMPNKIVKELNS; translated from the coding sequence ATGTCCTCTATAAATCAATGGATTGATGAATATCATAAAGGCTCAAGATTCGGCCTAAATGGAGAAATTTTAATTAAAAAAACCTCAAAGTATCAAGAAATTATTGTTGTTGAAAATGAATATTATGGTAAAGCTTTAATGCTAGACGGTTGTTGGATGACATCATTAAAAGACGAGAAATATTATCATGAATGTCTTGTGCATCCAGCATTAAGTAGCATGGACGAAAAATCTAATGTACTAATTATTGGTGGAGGCGACGGTGGTACAGCAAGAGAATGCCTAAAATACTCTCAAATATCAAATATTGATCTGGTAGAGATTGATGAGGAGGTAATCAAAATATCTAAACAATTTTTAAAAGAAATTGGAGGCGAAGCATGGAATGACAAGAGATTAAAGATACATATTGATGATGGTGTTAAATGGGTAAAAAATACAAGAGATAAATTTTACGACGTTATATTTATAGATTGTTCAGATCCCTCAGAATTTTCAAATTTATTATTTTCAGATTCGTTTTATAGTGATTGCAAAAGACTTCTTACAAAAAAAGGTATCTTAGCAACGCAAAGTGAATCCCCTGAATCCTTCAAAAATATTCACATAAGTATTTTGAAAAGCCTGAAAAAAATATTTAGAGTCTCTGAAACTATGTATTCTTTTGTACCTATATATCCAAGCGGTATTTGGAGTTGGACATTCGCTTCCGAAGACGTTATAAATTTATCAAAGCAAAATTGTAATGAAGCACTGAGAATAGAGAAAGGTTGTGAAATTTGGAATTTAAATTTTCAAAATGCAGCATTCAAAATGATGCCAAATAAAATTGTAAAAGAACTCAATTCATAG
- a CDS encoding AIR synthase, with protein sequence MSLVRTLDRPFIIFLMTEVVNLSISQSAASELTRQASFGGSPGEMSIDLVEDKNCSEGWMHIKLRPGTCNGTPISRTEGVTLYADVKKFNLLKDLKLDYYGDLGGGGFLISTPKNAKRCSCGSGFKLL encoded by the coding sequence ATGTCCCTGGTTCGAACCCTGGATCGCCCATTTATTATTTTTCTAATGACTGAGGTCGTCAATCTTTCAATCAGTCAAAGCGCTGCTTCAGAACTAACTAGGCAAGCTTCTTTTGGAGGTTCTCCTGGCGAAATGTCAATTGATTTGGTTGAGGATAAAAATTGTTCCGAAGGGTGGATGCATATTAAATTAAGGCCAGGCACATGTAATGGAACCCCTATCTCAAGAACAGAAGGAGTCACTTTATATGCGGATGTAAAAAAGTTTAATTTACTTAAAGATTTAAAATTAGATTATTACGGTGATTTAGGCGGTGGTGGATTTCTTATTTCAACACCAAAAAATGCCAAACGTTGCTCCTGCGGTTCTGGCTTCAAACTTTTGTAG
- a CDS encoding valine--tRNA ligase, which yields MTEMNDQLSLENYSPFEVEKKWQEKWESLKAFSPNPEDDGEPFCIVIPPPNVTGYLHMGHAFNTALIDVVVRFQRLLGKNVLCLPGTDHASIAVQTILEKQLKSEGKTSEDIGRDEFLKRAWNWKEQSGGRIVSQLKRIGYSVDWTRERFTLDQKLNEAVIEAFNILYKKNLIYRGEYLVNWCPESQSAVSDLEVEMQEVNGHLWHFKYPLLSKNGEQLDKYLEVATTRPETLLGDTAVAVNPDDDRYKEFIGGKVTVPLVNREIPIIADSHVDKDFGTGCVKVTPAHDPNDFAIGKRHNLKQINVMNKDGTLNINAGEFQNLDRYQARKKIIKELDNLGLLTKIEDYKHTVPFSDRGKVPIEPLLSTQWFLKMDDISQGCLNEIDSKKPSFIPSRWEKVYKDWLENINDWCISRQLWWGHQIPAWYVLDGSQDSIEQNTPYVVARNEEDALIKAKKQFGLNIKLVRDKDVLDTWFSSGLWPFSTLGWPNTSDPDFKKWYPNSVLVTGFDIIFFWVARMTMMGNTFTNNIPFKDVYIHGLVRDENNKKMSKSSGNGIDPILLIDKYGSDALRFALIREVAGAGQDIRLDFDRKKDTSSTVEASRNFANKLWNATKFVLLNKTSKNNYSLNESDETSLELCDKWILSKLNQVNTKVAGLLKEYKLGESAKLLYEFTWNDFCDWYVEFAKQRFNNKQNKNRQISEKVLIKVLNDILVMIHPFMPHITEELWHVLQLKPDKELLSLQKWPTQENKFVDNKLDNSFQQLFEIIRLIRNLRAELGLKPSEKVPVYLISDNDELIDFLKILVDDIQTLTKSSEVFIFKTNAVDKKEFAKSFSGIISDLEVYLPFHDFVNIDALKERLTKDFKKVTIEVDNLNKRLSNKNFVDKAPKDIVDECRFKLNEGSVQMASITKKLELLN from the coding sequence ATGACAGAGATGAATGATCAATTATCTTTAGAGAATTATTCACCTTTTGAAGTAGAAAAAAAGTGGCAAGAAAAATGGGAAAGTTTAAAGGCCTTTAGTCCTAACCCTGAGGATGATGGCGAGCCTTTTTGTATTGTTATTCCGCCACCAAATGTAACTGGATATTTGCATATGGGACATGCATTTAATACAGCTTTGATAGATGTTGTAGTTCGTTTTCAAAGGCTTTTAGGGAAGAATGTTTTGTGTTTACCAGGAACTGATCATGCTTCAATAGCTGTTCAAACTATTCTCGAAAAACAATTAAAAAGTGAAGGCAAAACAAGTGAGGATATTGGAAGAGATGAATTTCTTAAAAGAGCATGGAACTGGAAAGAACAAAGTGGTGGCAGAATAGTTTCTCAATTAAAGAGGATAGGGTATTCAGTTGACTGGACTAGAGAAAGATTTACTCTCGATCAAAAATTAAATGAGGCAGTTATTGAGGCTTTTAATATTCTTTATAAAAAGAATTTAATTTATAGAGGTGAATATTTAGTTAATTGGTGTCCTGAGTCTCAATCTGCCGTCAGTGATCTTGAAGTTGAAATGCAAGAAGTAAATGGTCATTTATGGCATTTTAAATACCCTTTACTTTCTAAAAATGGTGAACAGTTAGATAAATATTTAGAGGTTGCAACCACAAGACCAGAAACTCTTTTGGGTGATACTGCTGTTGCAGTTAATCCTGATGATGATAGATATAAAGAATTTATTGGTGGCAAAGTAACAGTCCCTTTAGTTAATAGAGAAATACCTATTATCGCTGATTCACATGTTGATAAAGATTTTGGTACTGGATGTGTCAAAGTTACTCCAGCTCACGACCCAAATGATTTTGCAATAGGAAAAAGGCATAATTTAAAACAGATCAATGTAATGAATAAAGATGGAACTTTAAATATTAATGCAGGTGAATTTCAAAATTTAGATAGATATCAGGCTAGAAAGAAAATTATAAAAGAATTGGATAACTTAGGCCTTTTGACAAAGATCGAGGATTATAAACATACCGTTCCTTTTTCTGATAGAGGTAAGGTGCCAATTGAACCTTTATTGTCAACACAATGGTTTTTGAAAATGGATGATATATCTCAAGGATGTCTCAATGAAATTGATTCTAAAAAACCATCCTTTATTCCCTCACGCTGGGAGAAAGTTTATAAGGATTGGTTAGAGAATATTAATGATTGGTGTATCAGTAGGCAATTATGGTGGGGGCACCAAATACCAGCATGGTATGTTTTAGATGGCTCTCAAGACTCAATAGAACAAAATACCCCATATGTAGTTGCAAGAAATGAAGAGGATGCCTTAATCAAAGCTAAAAAACAATTTGGATTAAATATTAAATTGGTTCGTGATAAAGATGTTTTGGATACTTGGTTCTCAAGTGGTTTATGGCCTTTCTCAACCCTTGGCTGGCCAAATACAAGTGATCCGGATTTTAAAAAATGGTATCCAAATAGTGTTCTTGTTACTGGTTTCGATATTATTTTCTTCTGGGTGGCGAGAATGACAATGATGGGAAATACTTTCACGAATAATATTCCTTTTAAGGATGTTTATATTCATGGTTTAGTTCGAGATGAAAATAATAAAAAAATGAGTAAAAGTTCAGGTAATGGTATTGATCCAATACTATTAATTGATAAATACGGTTCTGATGCTTTGCGATTTGCTTTAATTCGAGAAGTTGCAGGCGCCGGACAAGATATCCGGCTTGATTTTGATCGAAAAAAAGATACATCTTCAACTGTTGAAGCTTCAAGAAATTTTGCGAATAAATTATGGAATGCAACTAAATTTGTATTACTTAATAAAACTTCTAAAAATAATTATTCGCTTAATGAAAGTGATGAAACTTCTTTAGAGTTATGTGATAAGTGGATTTTATCTAAATTGAATCAGGTTAATACAAAGGTCGCTGGTTTATTGAAAGAATATAAATTAGGGGAATCTGCGAAACTACTATATGAATTTACATGGAATGATTTTTGTGACTGGTATGTAGAATTTGCTAAACAAAGGTTTAATAATAAACAGAATAAAAATAGACAAATATCTGAAAAGGTTTTAATAAAAGTGCTTAATGATATTTTGGTGATGATTCATCCTTTTATGCCGCACATTACTGAAGAACTTTGGCATGTACTGCAACTCAAACCAGATAAAGAATTATTATCTCTCCAAAAATGGCCAACCCAAGAAAATAAATTTGTTGATAATAAGCTTGATAATTCCTTTCAGCAACTCTTTGAAATTATTAGATTGATTAGAAATTTAAGAGCTGAATTAGGCCTCAAGCCATCAGAAAAAGTTCCTGTTTACTTAATTTCAGATAATGATGAATTGATTGATTTTTTAAAAATTTTGGTTGATGATATTCAAACCCTAACTAAATCTTCTGAAGTATTTATTTTTAAAACTAATGCTGTTGATAAAAAAGAGTTTGCTAAATCTTTTTCTGGGATAATTAGTGATTTAGAGGTTTACTTACCTTTTCATGATTTTGTAAATATAGATGCATTAAAGGAAAGGTTAACCAAGGATTTTAAAAAGGTGACTATTGAAGTAGATAATTTAAATAAGAGATTATCTAATAAAAATTTCGTTGATAAGGCTCCAAAAGATATTGTTGATGAATGTAGATTTAAATTAAACGAGGGTTCTGTACAAATGGCGAGCATTACAAAAAAACTCGAACTTTTGAATTGA
- the gcvT gene encoding glycine cleavage system aminomethyltransferase GcvT yields the protein MDLLKSPLYSKYVQSNAKLVDFAGWEMPISFSGLIKEHESVRSSAGLFDISHMGVISIKGINPKDYIQKFFPTNLYSFSEGQGLYTVMLNDKGGIIDDLIIYDLGIQENDISELLLIVNASRYEEDFQWIQNNLNKHEISIRNFKKDKVLLALQGKNSFDLFEEWIESSISHIPNFGCEYKIYEHISPTEKIFVSKTGYTGENGLEILLSKKAAINLWDFLIYKDVSPCGLGARDTLRLEAGMHLYGQDINEETSPYEAGLGWLVHLENNHEFFGRRFLEEQSRLGIQKKLVGLSIEGKAIGRKGCIVLKGEENIGTITSGSWSPTKQQAIAFAYINTSHALINNEVQILIRGKKFKGVITKRAFYKKNY from the coding sequence ATGGATTTGCTTAAAAGTCCTCTGTATTCAAAATATGTTCAATCCAATGCAAAATTAGTAGATTTTGCAGGTTGGGAAATGCCCATATCATTTTCAGGATTAATCAAAGAGCATGAATCAGTTAGGTCTTCAGCAGGATTGTTTGATATTTCTCACATGGGTGTAATCTCTATTAAGGGAATCAATCCAAAGGATTATATTCAGAAATTTTTTCCTACTAATTTATACTCCTTTTCTGAAGGTCAGGGGCTTTATACAGTTATGCTCAATGATAAAGGGGGGATAATAGATGACTTAATAATTTATGACCTTGGTATACAAGAAAATGACATATCAGAATTATTGTTAATAGTTAATGCAAGTAGATATGAAGAAGATTTTCAGTGGATACAAAATAATCTAAATAAACATGAAATTTCGATAAGAAACTTTAAAAAAGACAAAGTACTTTTAGCACTACAGGGGAAAAACTCATTCGATTTATTTGAAGAATGGATTGAATCTTCGATCTCACATATCCCTAACTTTGGATGCGAATATAAAATTTATGAACATATTTCACCTACAGAAAAAATCTTCGTTTCGAAAACAGGATATACAGGGGAAAATGGCTTAGAAATACTTTTATCTAAAAAAGCAGCAATTAATTTATGGGATTTCTTAATTTACAAAGATGTTTCGCCTTGTGGTTTAGGAGCTAGAGATACTCTGAGACTTGAAGCAGGCATGCATCTTTATGGTCAAGACATCAATGAAGAAACTTCTCCATATGAAGCAGGGTTAGGCTGGCTAGTACATTTAGAAAATAATCACGAATTCTTTGGAAGAAGATTTCTTGAAGAGCAGTCAAGATTAGGTATTCAAAAAAAGTTAGTTGGTCTCTCTATAGAAGGTAAAGCAATAGGAAGAAAAGGTTGCATAGTACTTAAAGGTGAAGAAAATATTGGAACTATCACTAGCGGCAGTTGGTCTCCAACAAAACAACAAGCTATAGCTTTTGCATACATCAATACTTCGCATGCCTTAATAAATAATGAAGTTCAAATATTAATAAGAGGCAAAAAATTCAAAGGAGTTATAACAAAAAGAGCGTTTTATAAAAAGAATTATTAA